Proteins co-encoded in one Aestuariirhabdus haliotis genomic window:
- a CDS encoding DUF3369 domain-containing protein: MDDTSDFLFADELPDTVSTEKDAFLEQVPWKVLVVDDEEEVHSVTRLVLSDYHFGGRPLEIISAYSAQEARQVLKQHPDTAVALVDVVMETDHAGLELVKSIREELTNTRIRVVLRTGQPGQAPEETVISDYDINDYKDKTELTATKLRTLMYSTLRSFRDITALEASRRGLEQVILSSAHIFEITSLQRFASAVLLQLTSLLNLSENAAYFRVSSGFAVTRESNGYHVLAGTGNYEPMIDTHSQPTDLPDGVFQALELATQERCNQYFDDHMVAYFQTRSGQEHLLFISNAGRLNDLDRQLIEIFCANVAIAFENTHLKDELEQTQQETVYMLGEAIESRSRETGNHVKRVAEISHLLALKAGLSTETADTIKLASPLHDLGKVGIPDAILNKPERHTEKEWEVMQRHVGIGYEMLRTSNRPVLRTAAIIAQQHHEHWDGGGYPNGLKQEEIHIAGRITAIADVFDALSSDRCYKPAWKLDDVLSLFHEERGKQFDPNLVDLMMDHIDDILFIRDRYQDNQQPTLVPTPPTS, translated from the coding sequence ATGGATGATACCTCTGATTTTTTGTTTGCTGATGAACTCCCGGATACCGTATCCACCGAGAAAGATGCTTTTCTCGAACAGGTACCCTGGAAAGTTCTCGTCGTGGACGATGAGGAAGAGGTGCACAGTGTTACCCGACTCGTATTATCCGATTACCATTTCGGTGGCCGTCCTCTTGAAATCATCAGCGCATATTCCGCTCAGGAAGCCCGCCAGGTGCTTAAACAGCACCCGGATACTGCTGTCGCCCTGGTTGATGTGGTTATGGAAACGGATCATGCTGGCCTTGAACTGGTAAAAAGCATCAGGGAAGAGCTGACCAACACCCGCATACGGGTTGTATTACGCACCGGACAACCTGGGCAAGCTCCGGAAGAAACCGTTATCTCCGACTACGACATCAATGACTATAAGGACAAAACCGAACTTACCGCGACCAAACTACGAACCCTGATGTACTCTACCCTGAGATCCTTTCGGGATATCACGGCTCTCGAAGCCAGTCGTCGTGGGCTTGAACAGGTAATTCTTTCCTCGGCCCATATTTTTGAAATCACCTCTTTGCAACGCTTTGCTTCGGCGGTACTGCTACAGCTGACATCACTCCTCAATCTGAGCGAAAACGCGGCGTATTTCCGTGTCTCCAGTGGTTTCGCCGTCACTCGGGAAAGCAACGGTTACCATGTCTTGGCCGGCACGGGAAACTACGAACCCATGATAGATACACACAGCCAGCCTACGGATTTACCGGATGGTGTGTTTCAGGCACTGGAGCTCGCCACTCAGGAGCGTTGCAATCAATATTTTGATGATCATATGGTGGCATATTTCCAGACTCGCAGCGGTCAAGAACACTTATTGTTTATCTCGAATGCCGGCCGGCTCAATGACCTGGACCGCCAGCTGATTGAAATTTTTTGCGCCAACGTAGCCATCGCATTCGAAAACACCCACCTTAAGGACGAGCTGGAACAGACCCAACAGGAAACCGTATATATGCTGGGTGAAGCGATAGAATCTCGTTCCAGGGAAACAGGCAATCACGTCAAACGGGTTGCGGAAATCTCCCACCTTCTGGCATTAAAGGCGGGACTCAGCACCGAGACGGCGGACACCATTAAGTTAGCCTCACCGCTGCACGACCTCGGTAAAGTGGGTATACCCGATGCCATTTTGAATAAACCGGAACGCCATACTGAGAAAGAGTGGGAAGTGATGCAACGCCACGTTGGTATAGGCTATGAGATGTTACGCACCTCCAATCGTCCGGTACTTCGCACCGCTGCGATTATCGCCCAACAGCATCACGAGCACTGGGACGGCGGCGGTTACCCCAACGGCTTGAAGCAAGAAGAGATACACATTGCCGGCCGTATCACCGCGATCGCCGATGTGTTTGATGCCTTATCCAGTGATCGTTGTTACAAGCCCGCCTGGAAACTCGATGATGTTTTATCGTTGTTTCATGAAGAGAGGGGAAAACAGTTTGATCCCAACCTGGTCGACCTGATGATGGATCATATTGATGATATTCTATTTATTCGAGATCGATACCAGGATAATCAACAACCCACCCTGGTGCCCACACCGCCCACATCCTGA